The segment CAAGCGGAAAGTTTGAATGTCGCCATCGCAACTGCCATTTTATTATTTGCTTGGCAATAAGAAAGAAGGATAAAAATGGGAAAAAGAGATTGGTGTTATGATGCAGAATATCGAACTTATGTCGATGATTTACTAGAAAAACCACAAGTACAAGAATTAAAAAATTATAAACATCATCATTATACAAATCGTTTAGATCACTCGATTGCGGTATCGTATTATAGTTATTTACTTGCAAAAAAGATGCATGCTAATGCTCGAGCTGTCGCAAGAGCAGGTTTGCTTCATGATATGTATTACTATGATAATGAAACCGCAAAAGAAGTATTGAATGGGGAAAATCATTATAAAGTGCATCCACAAATTGCAGCGATAAATGCCGCTCAAATTACAGATTTAAGTGATCTTGAAAAAGATATTATTCATAGCCATATGTTTGGAGCTACAATGACGGTTCCTCATTACAAAGAAAGCTATATTGTTACGTTAATGGATAAGTATTGTTCGATTAAAGATGTGAGCTCTCCATTTTGGCAAAAGACAAAAGATAAGACAAAATCCTTTGTGCAAAATCATGAGACAACATTGAAATGTAAAGAGAAATTTGATAAAATCAAAAAAGAAAAAATGAAACCATTAGCGAAAAATGTTGAGGGAAAAGAGTAGTTTTCCAACTCCGAATCCAGAGACTTCTACCTTGGCTGAAAGTAGAAGAGACGAGGGAAAATGAAGTTCACTTCCTGAATTGTTGATAAAACCGGTGGGAGCCGTTATCTTCTTTGAGTGTATGAGTGATCATAAATAAGGATGGTACCACGGGTGTCTTCGTTCCTTTACGGAATGAGGACTTTTTTTTTGCCAAAGAAAGGAGATTTGTCATGAAAGAAAAATTAGAAGCGCTACGTGACGAAACGCTACAAGCGATTTTAGCAGCGAAAAATTTAAAAGAATTAGATGAAATTCGCGTAAATACGTTAGGGAAAAAAGGGCCAATTACAGAAGTATTACGTGGAATGCGTGATGTTGATCCAAAAGAACGTCCAATCATTGGAGCTTTTGCAAACGAAATTCGCGATGTATTAAATGATGCATTAGAAGCGAAAAAAGAAGATTTAGAACAATTAGCCTTAGAAGAACAATTAAAAGCAGAAACGATTGATGTTACTTTACCAAGTGCAAATGGATTTATTGGCGGTTCTCATGTCTTAACAAAAGTTATTACTGAAATTGAAGATCTATTTTTAGGAATGGGTTATCAAGTGGTCGATGGACGTGAAGTGGAAGAAGATTACTATAACTTTGAACGTATGAACTTACCACAAGATCACCCAGCTCGTGATATGCAAGATTCATTCTATATTACAAAAGATACTTTATTACGTACGCATACTTCTCCAATCCAAGCTCGTACAATGGAAAAACATGACTTTAGTAAAGGGGCTTTACGTATGATTAGCCCAGGGAAAGTATATCGTCGTGATACCGATGATGCGACTCATAGTCATCAATTTCACCAAATTGAAGGATTAGTGATTGATAAAAATATTACAATGGCGGATTTAAAAGGGACCTTAGAATTAGTCTTGAAAAAAATGTTTGGGGAAGACCGCAGTATTCGTTTACGTCCTTCTTACTTCCCATTTACAGAACCTTCTGTAGAAGTAGATATTAGCTGCTTTAAGTGCGGTGGTAAAGGATGCTCTGTATGTAAGCATACCGGATGGATTGAAATTTTAGGTGCAGGTATGGTACATCCAAATGTTTTAGAAATGTCTGGAATTGATTCTAGCGTTTATAGTGGATTTGCCTTTGGTATTGGACCAGACCGTATCGCAATGTTGCGTTATGGGGTAAATGATATTCGTAACTTCTATACGAATGATATCCGTTTCTTAGAACAATTTAACAAGGAGGAAGAATAGAATGTACGTTTCTTACCAATGGTTAAAAGAGTGGGTTTCTCTAGATGGCATTACTCCAGAAGAATTAGGAGAAAAAATGTCTCGTACAGGAATCGAGATTGAAGAAGTCAAAGAATTAAGTGCTGGCTTGAAAAAAATTGTGGTTGGTGAAGTAAAAGAATGTATCGACCATCCAAATAGTGACCACCTACATATCTGCCAAGTAGATACAGGAGAAGAAGTTACACAAATTGTTTGTGGAGCACCTAATGTGGCTGCAGGACAAAAAGTAATTGTTGCTTTACCAGGAGCTCGCATTGTCGATAATATTAAAATCAAAAAAGGTAAAATGCGTGGAGAAGTATCTAATGGAATGCTTTGTGCGTTAGAAGAAATCAATATTCCACAAGCAGTAACACCAAAAGAATATGCCGATGGAATTTACATCTTACCAGAAGATGCTGTAAACGGAGATTCTGTCTTCCCATATTTAGGAATGGAAGATGCAATTTTAGAATTAGCGATTACACCAAACCGTGCGGATGCTTTAAGCATGTATGGTGTAGCGTATGAAGTAGGCGCAATTTACAATAAAGAAGTTACTGTACCAAGCTTTACTGGACAAGAAACAGGACCAAAAACAGCGTTAGAAGTAAAGGCTACTGTGAAAGAAACAGAAGCAGTTTCTGATTTTTATTTACGTAAAGTAAAAGGAGTCACTGTAGCTTCAAGTCCTCGTTGGTTACAAAATCGTTTAATGCATATGGGAATTCGTCCAATGAACAACGTAGTTGATGCTGTAAACTACATGATGTTAACCTTTGGTGAACCAATGCATGCTTATGATGCAAGTAAAGTTGGAAACATGGAAGTTTGCTTTGCTAAAGAAGGAGAATCTTTCCAAGCATTAAATGAAGAAGAATATACATTAACAGCGGAAGACTTAGTCATTCGCGATGAACATCAAATTTTAAGTTTAGCTGGTGTTATGGGTGGCGAAAGTAGTGCCGTACAAGATACAACTACAGATGTAATCTTAGAAGCAGGAATCTTTGCACCAAGTATGATTCGCAAAACAAGCCAACGTCATCACTTACGTACAGAATCTAGCCAACGCTTTGAAAAAGGGGTAAATGCCGCAATGCCAAAACAAGCGATTGATGCGTTAGCCTTCTTTATTCAAAAATTAGCTGGTGGAGAAGTTTGTGAAGGCCGTTTAGATGTTGTGGAAACAGAAGTAAAACCAGAAGAAATTACAATTACTACAGATCGTATTAATCATGTATTAGGCACAAGCTTAAGTACAGAAGAAGTGGTTGAAATTTTTGGTGCATTACAATTCCCAACAGAAGTAATGGCAGAGGAAATTCATGTTCATGTTCCTGCTCGTCGTTTTGATATCCATATCGAAGCAGACTTAATTGAAGAAGTAGCTCGTATTTATGGTTATGATCGCTTACCAAGCACCTTACCAAGTGGGGCTGTTGAAAGCGGACAATTAACACCAAAACAAAAAATGATTCGTCAATTCCGTCATCAATTAGAGGGACAAGGTTGTCAGGAAGTGATAAGTTATGCACTATTGACAGAAGACGAAGCGAATCGTTATGCTTTAGCTGAAGGAAAAAATGTCGCTTTAGACTTCCCAATGAGTCAAGAACATGCCTTTTTACGTCAAAGCTTAGTTACAGGCTTATTAAATGACTTACAATTTAACATGGCTCGTCAAAATAAAGACTTAGCATTCTACGAAGTAGGAACAGTCTTTGAACAAGGAGCAGATCGTTTACCAATCGAACGTACACATTTAGCATTTGCCTTAACAGGAAAGCAAACTCCAGATACATGGCAAGAAAAAGGAAAAGAAGTGGACTTCTTCTATGCAAAAGGATTGGTAGAAGGAATTCTTGCTTACTTAAATCCAGTAGAAACTGTACAATATGTAGCGAGTCAACGTGAAGGAATGCATCCAGGACGTTGTGCCGATATCGTAATTGGTGATATCATCATCGGTTATGTAGGAGAAATTCACCCAACAGATGCAAAACGCCGTGACTTATCTCGTGTTTATGTCGCAGAATTAGATGTCGATGCTTTAAATGATATCGCAAAAGCAGGTATTCAATTTGCAGAAGTATCTAAATTCCCAACCGTTACTCGTGATATTGCGATTTTAGTAGATCGTACAGTTACTAACGGAGAAATCGAAGCGTTAATCCAAGAAAAAGGCGGAAAATGGTTACGTTCAGTCACATTATTTGATGTGTACATGGGTGAAAATATTGCGGAAGATAAAAAATCTATGGCGTATCAATGTGCCTTTAATAAACAAGATGCCACATTAACGGATGAAGAAATTGAACAAGCAATGAATAAAATTATTGCGGCAC is part of the Catellicoccus marimammalium M35/04/3 genome and harbors:
- the pheT gene encoding phenylalanine--tRNA ligase subunit beta, encoding MYVSYQWLKEWVSLDGITPEELGEKMSRTGIEIEEVKELSAGLKKIVVGEVKECIDHPNSDHLHICQVDTGEEVTQIVCGAPNVAAGQKVIVALPGARIVDNIKIKKGKMRGEVSNGMLCALEEINIPQAVTPKEYADGIYILPEDAVNGDSVFPYLGMEDAILELAITPNRADALSMYGVAYEVGAIYNKEVTVPSFTGQETGPKTALEVKATVKETEAVSDFYLRKVKGVTVASSPRWLQNRLMHMGIRPMNNVVDAVNYMMLTFGEPMHAYDASKVGNMEVCFAKEGESFQALNEEEYTLTAEDLVIRDEHQILSLAGVMGGESSAVQDTTTDVILEAGIFAPSMIRKTSQRHHLRTESSQRFEKGVNAAMPKQAIDALAFFIQKLAGGEVCEGRLDVVETEVKPEEITITTDRINHVLGTSLSTEEVVEIFGALQFPTEVMAEEIHVHVPARRFDIHIEADLIEEVARIYGYDRLPSTLPSGAVESGQLTPKQKMIRQFRHQLEGQGCQEVISYALLTEDEANRYALAEGKNVALDFPMSQEHAFLRQSLVTGLLNDLQFNMARQNKDLAFYEVGTVFEQGADRLPIERTHLAFALTGKQTPDTWQEKGKEVDFFYAKGLVEGILAYLNPVETVQYVASQREGMHPGRCADIVIGDIIIGYVGEIHPTDAKRRDLSRVYVAELDVDALNDIAKAGIQFAEVSKFPTVTRDIAILVDRTVTNGEIEALIQEKGGKWLRSVTLFDVYMGENIAEDKKSMAYQCAFNKQDATLTDEEIEQAMNKIIAALEETYQAVIR
- the pheS gene encoding phenylalanine--tRNA ligase subunit alpha encodes the protein MKEKLEALRDETLQAILAAKNLKELDEIRVNTLGKKGPITEVLRGMRDVDPKERPIIGAFANEIRDVLNDALEAKKEDLEQLALEEQLKAETIDVTLPSANGFIGGSHVLTKVITEIEDLFLGMGYQVVDGREVEEDYYNFERMNLPQDHPARDMQDSFYITKDTLLRTHTSPIQARTMEKHDFSKGALRMISPGKVYRRDTDDATHSHQFHQIEGLVIDKNITMADLKGTLELVLKKMFGEDRSIRLRPSYFPFTEPSVEVDISCFKCGGKGCSVCKHTGWIEILGAGMVHPNVLEMSGIDSSVYSGFAFGIGPDRIAMLRYGVNDIRNFYTNDIRFLEQFNKEEE
- a CDS encoding HDIG domain-containing metalloprotein, which gives rise to MGKRDWCYDAEYRTYVDDLLEKPQVQELKNYKHHHYTNRLDHSIAVSYYSYLLAKKMHANARAVARAGLLHDMYYYDNETAKEVLNGENHYKVHPQIAAINAAQITDLSDLEKDIIHSHMFGATMTVPHYKESYIVTLMDKYCSIKDVSSPFWQKTKDKTKSFVQNHETTLKCKEKFDKIKKEKMKPLAKNVEGKE